The region TTGGCCACTTGCGGTCCAATTTGCTTGAAGCAAATGGAGAGTGCTGAAGCGCGTCCAATGAGATCGCTGGTGACTGCGGCGTCTACGTCGGTTCCAATGCTGGCCTCCACAAAATCCTTGACCGCACTGTTCTTGGCAGTCAGTGCCTGTCGGAGTGTCGAGGACCTCCTATTGATGGTCTCCTCCAGCGTTCGCAATTCATGCTGAACTGAGTGAACTGCAGTCCGCAATTCCTTGGCGCTTGCATTTGGACTAACCGTAGCCATGCCGACAGCGAGGTAGTCGCCAAACTCCCCGTCGAGGTCAACAAGGATCTTGAGGTCACGCTCTACATCGGCATGACGGTCTTCCAACTTCTTGATGTCGGCTTTGTACTGGTTCTCAAGTAGTTCTGCCGCTTGATTGAACGCGGTCAGCTTGCCAGCTGCAATGCCAACATCAGTGGCTGCTTTGGCGCTCGCCGATCTCAACGTCTCTAGACGTGTCGGTCCACCAGCCTGCAACCAACGATTCCAACTTGCAACCAATGCCTGACGGTCTTCAAGGGCTTGGGCATCCGTCTTGAGTGAGCTCAAGCGTCCACGCAATTGCTCAAGATGGTCGACATCTACGCCTGCGCTGCTGAGGTGCGCATTCATCTGCTCCTTCAGGGAGGTCAAGGTGCGCTGCAGGTCGGACTTTATGGATTTGATATGAGCATCAATGGCCTGGATCGCACCGTCACAGAGTGCCTTGGCAGCATCGCGCTGCAATTGATGCGCTGTGCGGACTTTTTGACGATCGGCTTTCTGATCTGCTTGAAGCGAATCACGCTGCCTTTTCAGTTCCCCAATAGAGGATCGGATCTTTGATGCCTCAGCGCCAGCCTGCTCTGCAAAAAGGCGTTTTTCATTTGTAACGCGCTGGTTGGCTGCATCGAGCTGATTCGTGACATCCGCAGTCTGCTGACGCAATACGTTAAATTGGGCCTCGGCCGAATTAAACGCTGTGCTTGTTTCATCTCGGAGTTGGCCGCATCGCTCGAGCAACTGAACTTGGGTGTTCAGGTGAGCCTGCGCTTTTGCCTCCTTCTCCATCGCCAAATCTAGGGTTTGTCGTGCGGTGGAGTCGTCCGTCCAATCGGGTGCGTTGATCAGACCAACGTGGAACTGCCATCCGTAGGCAGTCTCAGAAGCATCTTCAACGAATGTCGGTTCAAGATCGTCGCGGCTGAGAAGCTCAGGATTGATGAGTTTGGCGAGATTGCGCCTCCAATCATCGGACAAATTGGAGCGCAAGGCCGCAAGGAGTGTCCCGTCAGGAGGAGACAATCTTTGTTGTGCTTGTTCGCGTTCAGATTGTGCGCTGACCACATCCGATCTGGCTTTACGAATTTCAAGCTCTTGTTGTGCAAATGCGTGTTGCGTGGCCTGTGCGTCCTCTTTTGCCTTAGCGGCAGCTTCTTGCGCCTGGAGGAGACTGGCACCATGTTTGGCTTGGCGCTCGTTTGCATTCTGCACGGCCTGCAGGGCATCGTCGGAGGCGGTGGGATTCGCTCGTCGGTTGTCCCACGTGCCCAGCGACTCCTGCAAAGGTCCCAATGCCTCATCGATTTCCAGGCGGCGCGCTTCAAATACGCCATTGCATGCCTCTAGAGCATCTTCCTCTGCTTTTGCAATGTCCGAAAGAGTATTGGTGTGTCGAAGGCGATGTGGCTCCTTTCCACCTTCCTGGGTAAGGCATAGATCGGACGCCTTTGTCTTGGCCTCAGAAGCTAACCTTTCGTATTCGGTTGTTGCAGCACCCTGAACCGCTTCTGCAGCTGAGATTTGACCTGCCAGGGCTGTGACTTGAGTGCGAATGGTAGGAAGCTCTTGAATCTTCTGTTCCCAGTGCGCCGCCTTTTCATCTTCGAAGCGCTTCGCCTCCTCACTGGCTTCAGTGAACGCCGCACGAGAACTCGCCGCAATTTGCTCTGCAGAATGGGCAGCGTCTTTCAGCGTTGCCCGTTTTCCTCTCTCTTCTTCCAACACGGTTTCTCGGGACGCCGCCATGGATTCAAGCTTGTTCTGAATCGCGGAGGCTTCCTGCCTTCGTGCCTGTGTCAGTGAGACAACATCTGCGCGGCATGCCCGAAATCGGGCTTCCGTATTGCGGTGGTCTCGAAGGTCAGACTCAAGCTCCGCAAATGTTGGAGCCAGTTTGAAGGCCGCAACGCAGGCATCGCGGTTGCTCAACCAACGCTCGATGGGCCCACGACCCTGCTTGAACGTTAGTTTTGCGCGCTCTGCGCCCAACCCGAGATCGTGCTGCACCAAGCCGACGGCAACCTGAATGATGTCGGCAAAATTGATGTGCTTCTTGACCATGGCAGCTACAACACGATCCAGATTGTCGAGTTGCTTTGGCCCGAAGGACCATTCCAGTGCGTAGCGTCGAAGCTTGTCTTTGTCTTTCGAGCTTGCTGTTGTTCGCAGAATGACCGATCGATATTCGGCTGTGGTCAGCTTGCTCGTTGTTTGAATTCCGAGTTCTGTAGCTTTGACCTGAGCTTCGTCATCGCTCAGGAACCGTCCGTCACTGACAAAAATTTCTTTTCGAAATCCACTGCGATACAGGCGATAAAAAGGAACGTCAGGATCGTCGGCGCGCCTGCGAATGACGGCAAGGCGAAGGTCATCGTCCGAACCCGAACCGCGTTGATATTCAAAAACGATCGCGCTGGCATCCGTAGGAAGGATGAACCGCACCATGGCCTCATTCCCATGTCCGGCGGCAACGATTTGGCTGGGAAGGTGCCCAAAAAACAGGGGGAGAATTCGGAGCGTGGTGGTTTTCCCAACACCGTTGTCGCCGAGAACTGCGGCGCCTCCCCGTGGGTCTATTGCGGTGATTCTTGCACTGGCGACATGCTTGTTTGTTCCAGCGTTTACAAGAAGCATTCGGCACAACTGATACTTTCTAGTCTTGTCTCCCATATTCTTCCCTGTCTTTGAATGGCCCGCGATTGGTGTGCGCTCCCGGGCTTAGAGGTTGATGTTATTCGGAAATGTTCATCCTGCGCATTAATGACTGTTTGCAAAAAGGGTTTACTGAGCTGCACCTGAACTAGGACATGCCATCCCCCTAGTCGGAAGCGGGTTGTGGGGAAAAGACTAGCGGAAGCACCAAATAATAAGCTCCAAAGCTGGCATTGGTAAGTGACTGCAGTTGGCCCAAAGCTGCGCCCGTCAACCAACAGCCCCTCCCTCAGCGCCATCACGCAGCACTCAATGCAGCTGCAATGTCGGCTGTTTGGGTGGGGCGCACCAGGCGTGCGACTTCCTGTCCGTCACGCAGTAGCACCAGTGTGGGCCAGAGCTTGACGCGAAAGCTCCGCCCAAGCGCGCGACCAGGTCCGTCTTCAACCCGGATGTGACGCCACTGCGCGTGTTGTGACAGCGCCTCAGTCATCGCGGGTTGAGCCGCACGACAATGGCCGCACCAGCTCGTGCCGAATTCGAGCAGGGTCAAGCCTGGCAGGGCATCAACTTCGGCACGCGCCGGGGCTTCGATTTCGCTGAGGTAGGGTTTGGATGAACTCATGACCGGATTGTGTCTCACCAGAAAAGTCAACGCTGGCAGGCCAGCGCCTGCCATCCCAGTGATCGCCTCCAGAACCCGTGCGCCGCGCGCCGTCACAGGCCCATTTTTCCCTCAGGCAAGAAGCGTCAAGCCGATAGCCAAAGCCACCAACAGGGCAAGTAAAACGACCGCGCCGAGCTTGTGCTGTAAGGAATCAAGGCGGTCAAAGTGTTCCCAATTGCCTCCGTGCGCGGCCTTGGCACGGGCAAACACCAAGCCAACGCACACTGCATTGGTCAGCACTGCCAGCAAGCCAAAAGCCACTTTGGTGTAAAGCCAATGGCTTGGCGCTGCCTGCGCCAGCAGCATGCCCCCCGTCACAAGCACGGCGGCAAACGCGGGGATTTCGACCCACGCATCCACCCGCTTGTGCAGGTTGGCCAGAAGCAGTTCATGCGCACGCCCCTGGCCAAGCAAAGCACGCTCAAACAAGGCCTCGGTTAAAACACAACCTAGCCACAGCCCAATGAATAAGAGATGAAGAATGAGTAACATGATCGGGACTGTGCCAGACAAAATTCGGAAGGTCTTGAACTTTTCCGACATGGCTACACTGCCCCCATGCAGTGGGACAACAGACTGATCAAGGAACGACACGGGTGCGGTGCGCCCACAAGCGCAGCCCTGTGGGCCCCGCATGGCGAGCTGGCAACGTGTGTGCGCGCCTACGTGACCCGCAGCACGCTGGCTGCAAAACTTGGTGAGCTTGATCGGCTGAATTATTTTCCGGCAGCCCCCACCTGCGCCATCACCTGGTTCATGCAGGGGGACTATGCACACATGGACC is a window of Rhodoferax lithotrophicus DNA encoding:
- a CDS encoding thioredoxin family protein, giving the protein MSSSKPYLSEIEAPARAEVDALPGLTLLEFGTSWCGHCRAAQPAMTEALSQHAQWRHIRVEDGPGRALGRSFRVKLWPTLVLLRDGQEVARLVRPTQTADIAAALSAA
- a CDS encoding ATP-binding protein, whose protein sequence is MGDKTRKYQLCRMLLVNAGTNKHVASARITAIDPRGGAAVLGDNGVGKTTTLRILPLFFGHLPSQIVAAGHGNEAMVRFILPTDASAIVFEYQRGSGSDDDLRLAVIRRRADDPDVPFYRLYRSGFRKEIFVSDGRFLSDDEAQVKATELGIQTTSKLTTAEYRSVILRTTASSKDKDKLRRYALEWSFGPKQLDNLDRVVAAMVKKHINFADIIQVAVGLVQHDLGLGAERAKLTFKQGRGPIERWLSNRDACVAAFKLAPTFAELESDLRDHRNTEARFRACRADVVSLTQARRQEASAIQNKLESMAASRETVLEEERGKRATLKDAAHSAEQIAASSRAAFTEASEEAKRFEDEKAAHWEQKIQELPTIRTQVTALAGQISAAEAVQGAATTEYERLASEAKTKASDLCLTQEGGKEPHRLRHTNTLSDIAKAEEDALEACNGVFEARRLEIDEALGPLQESLGTWDNRRANPTASDDALQAVQNANERQAKHGASLLQAQEAAAKAKEDAQATQHAFAQQELEIRKARSDVVSAQSEREQAQQRLSPPDGTLLAALRSNLSDDWRRNLAKLINPELLSRDDLEPTFVEDASETAYGWQFHVGLINAPDWTDDSTARQTLDLAMEKEAKAQAHLNTQVQLLERCGQLRDETSTAFNSAEAQFNVLRQQTADVTNQLDAANQRVTNEKRLFAEQAGAEASKIRSSIGELKRQRDSLQADQKADRQKVRTAHQLQRDAAKALCDGAIQAIDAHIKSIKSDLQRTLTSLKEQMNAHLSSAGVDVDHLEQLRGRLSSLKTDAQALEDRQALVASWNRWLQAGGPTRLETLRSASAKAATDVGIAAGKLTAFNQAAELLENQYKADIKKLEDRHADVERDLKILVDLDGEFGDYLAVGMATVSPNASAKELRTAVHSVQHELRTLEETINRRSSTLRQALTAKNSAVKDFVEASIGTDVDAAVTSDLIGRASALSICFKQIGPQVANDVNLTLKTLLANIGAFHKAIKSFEKQVSDFNDRLKAGLSGVQCFERVKDLRLDIVTKFEDLGFYKKLSRMEDIVRQHANELGKDYTRDLPSDETARALGDFMSVLGSDGNVEVNLSQHITLKGSVVDNGRLKEFRRANELQEISSEGLTSLILITLMTALLNTIRGSEPVHVPWVTDEVGKFDPTNFKALMQRLKDNRIDVVTASPELGPAQQAMFAKRYMFEDRGRIREYRPLETVLNGSSSSPDAEVLP